The genome window ggatttctttatatggtcaacTGCTCCATTACGTTGCCTACACTGCtaaatgaagctacatgctaacgtcggGGGAACATGTGAAGTTGGTTGCTGGTGTTGTAGACTTTTCCTCGATTTCACATCATACTCCTACTGGAACACGTCAAGTTTTGTCTGCAAGCATTtgttcacagtagaaagtgccactaCTCTCCGTTACTGTCATGCTACGGCTGCAGTGACGGCGCAGAGACGCTGAAATATTGAAGACCAGGAAACACGGACCAAATGAGAGCAGACTGAGCTTTGTGAGAGAGAATAATAATGACAATCTAAGCACGTGAACACGTTAGAAGAAACCTTAAATACAtttatgaacctgaaaattGGCACcataggtcctctttaaataATCAAAAATGTTGAGAGGTCAGACATTGATTTTGTAAAAGTGGGTGGTATTGATACTTCTTTTTTTGATGAGAAAACATTTGACATTGCTTTGCTTGATTCTTCCAGGACCCCGAACCAGTTCAGCCCTCCTTCCTATACTCCTTCGCACCAAATGCAGAGGTCCCTTTCATCTCCCGATAATCTGCAGAAGCATGTCAtggtaacctttttttttttttttttttttttttttttttacttttatgatGACACAGCACCACACAGTCATGATAGATTTTATGGTTCCTATTTTAATACGTCACGTGTTCAGACCTgctctttgcttgtttttatttaaactgtGCCTCTGCTTCTCTTTAACAAGTGAAGAGGTGTCTACATTGTGTAATTTGACAGGAATAGAAACAAGCTTTTTGGCCTCAGTGAACCGTATAAAACACGGGCCATGTTATCTGTCTTCTCCTTGATCTGTAGATGAACAACATGATGTGGCAGCTCCACCTGCAGCAGCTTGAGCAGTTGAACGGCAACTTCCCCAAGCCTCTGCAGAGGCAGACGTCTGCAGGTGGAAATTCCGGCGGAGGCGGCTCAAGGCAGCACGACAGCTCCCCCTATCGGCATCCATCCCACACGAACAGTGGTAGCAGAAATCAGCGCTACGCAGATGACCACGGTCAAGGCCGTCACCAGCAACACGGCCACAGCCGGGACAACTATCACCATCAGAACGACAGGAGCGCCAACCGCCACCATGACAGCAGAGGTGGCAACAGACATCACGATGATAGGGGTAACCGTGGCTACCAAGATAACAGATGGCGACGGTACTGAGACGCCGGAAAGACTTCAGTTCTTCACAAAATTACGGACAGCTCACTACAACATGTCATTAATGTTGACAGACTCACATGTATACTCAGGTTGTTTGTACATGATCCTGCTAGTTTGAAGATTTGATATTTTATGCCTTAGACAGacttttgtttacttttaaGGCATTTTTAAATTTGTACAGTTCGTCATGTGAGTTTTTCCTCACAGATGTTTTGAGCTAAGAGCAAGGGCAGAAAAAATCAGACATGACTGGTGGTCATTTTGGAagtatgaggaaaaaaacatgtatttaaaaaaaaagatttaggaTATTGGCAAGTTTTTATGTTATGCAAAAAGTATTTAAATGGTGCTCCTAGAAATTCTTCAGGTACTTtgcaaaaaagaacaaaagctcCAGCTAAAGATTCCACCAGCACCACTTTTACGGCGAGAGGGCACCATCCTTTCTTAATGTTATATCTATTGACCTTGctctttctaaaaaaaaactggctttattttatttttttattctgagtCTGTAAGacaaactgttttaaaatggaacattttcattattataaAGCTCCTTTCATTTGATTGTCGCACTGTCTTTCATGTGGCCACACCACAAATGCCTGGGTCTTGACTGTACATCATGAATGCTATTTACAGCTCTTTGTGTATGCACTAAGCTAACTAAGTGAGCTATTGTATGTTGATGCTACATGCAGtaatgcatgcacacatggcCTTATCTGCACCTATAAATGGCCCTGGGTGTAACTAATATGCTTGTGCACTGGGTTATGGAGTAATCTACAGGTGGCGCCACACACATCCTTTTATTGAATCAATTAAGATGGTAAATATAACTGAGCCACATGATCAGCTCCTACATTTGACCTTTCTATTTAGGATGCCTTCAAGTCTTTACATGGATTTGACACCCAGCCTGCTCATTTGACAGCACACAATTATGTTAAGGTTTATTTCATGTTCCCCACAGTTGAGCACGGTAGTATCTCTGTTATCTTTTATCAGAAGAGTCTTAACACCACTTTGCAAATGGCGCAGGTTTTTGTCAATTTGCAGATGTGAAAGAATTGTCCCATCCCAGAATTAGCAGCACTTTGATCCTGAACATCTCATGTTGCGATCAGCCTTTCGGCGTTGATGCCTTGGTGTCTCTGTTCGGACTTGCTTACAACGAAGTGATGATCAAATCCCTTAATGTCCGCGTCAGGGTCATAATCTACCCTTCCGAAA of Epinephelus lanceolatus isolate andai-2023 chromosome 4, ASM4190304v1, whole genome shotgun sequence contains these proteins:
- the rbm7 gene encoding RNA-binding protein 7, which translates into the protein MGIEEETDRTLFIRNLDQRVTEELLFELFLQAGPLIKTKIPKDADGKQKTFGFAVYKHEVSVPYAMQLLNGVSLYGRTIHVQFRSGSSHSSSPGNSQNSSPANTPNPHGQRTPNQFSPPSYTPSHQMQRSLSSPDNLQKHVMMNNMMWQLHLQQLEQLNGNFPKPLQRQTSAGGNSGGGGSRQHDSSPYRHPSHTNSGSRNQRYADDHGQGRHQQHGHSRDNYHHQNDRSANRHHDSRGGNRHHDDRGNRGYQDNRWRRY